In Desulfomicrobium apsheronum, the DNA window CGGCCATGAAAATAACCTCTCTCTCCTACGAGCCCCAGGAACTTCTGGCGCCCGTCGAGCAAACAAATCAGCTCAAATCCGACCTCGAAGACGCGGAGCGTGCCGTATCTGGCGGCCTTCAGGGTAGACAGTTCGGAGCGACGCCTGAAGAGTCGGAAGAAATTTCCGCGCAGAAATTGCAAAACCTGACCGAAGCGGTCGATTCCTACATGTCTTCCTTGGGTGTGAACCTGAAGTTCCACATCGACGAGCGAACCGACACGGTCCAGGTGGAGGTGCGCGATCCCGAAACGCAAAAGCTGATCCGCAAGATCCCCGCCGACGAGATGCTCGACCTGGCCGCTTCCATAGAAAAGATGGTCGGACTTTTTCTGGACAAAGCCCTTTAGACCGTTTGGTCCTCACAAAAAAACCCGCT includes these proteins:
- a CDS encoding flagellar protein FlaG gives rise to the protein MKITSLSYEPQELLAPVEQTNQLKSDLEDAERAVSGGLQGRQFGATPEESEEISAQKLQNLTEAVDSYMSSLGVNLKFHIDERTDTVQVEVRDPETQKLIRKIPADEMLDLAASIEKMVGLFLDKAL